A window from Macaca thibetana thibetana isolate TM-01 chromosome 7, ASM2454274v1, whole genome shotgun sequence encodes these proteins:
- the LOC126959982 gene encoding cholesterol side-chain cleavage enzyme, mitochondrial, with protein MLAKGLPPRSVLVKGCQTFLSAPKERLGHLRVPTSEGAGISTRSPRPFNEIPSPGDNGWLNLYHFWRETGTHKVHLHHVQNFQKYGPIYREKLGNVESVYVIDPEDVALLFKSEGPNPERFLIPPWVAYHQYYQRPIGVLLKKSAAWKKDRVALNQEVMAPETTKNFLPLLDAVSRDFVSVLHRRIKKAGSGNFSGDISDDLFRFAFESITNVIFGERQGMLEEVVNPEAQRFIDAIYQMFHTSVPMLNLPPDLFRLFRTKTWKDHVAAWDVIFSKADMYTENFHWELRQKGNVHHDYRGILYRLLGDSKMSFEDIKANVTEMLAGGVDTTSMTLQWHLYEMARNLKVQDMLRAEVLAARRQAQGDMATMLQLVPLLKASIKETLRLHPISVTLQRYLVNDLVLRGYMIPAKTLVQVAIYALGREPTFFFDPENFDPTRWLSKDKNITYFRNLGFGWGVRQCLGRRIAELEMTIFLINMLENFRVEIQHLSDVGTTFNLILMPEKPISFTFWPFNQEATQE; from the exons ATGCTGGCCAAGGGTCTTCCCCCACGCTCAGTCTTGGTCAAAGGCTGCCAGACTTTTCTGAGTGCCCCCAAGGAGAGGCTGGGGCATCTCAGGGTGCCCACCAGTGAGGGAGCTGGCATCTCCACTCGCAGTCCTCGCCCCTTCAATGAGATCCCCTCTCCTGGTGACAATGGCTGGCTAAACCTGTACCATTTCTGGAGGGAGACAGGCACACACAAAGTCCACCTTCACCATGTCCAGAATTTCCAGAAGTATGGCCCGATTTACAG GGAGAAGCTCGGCAACGTGGAGTCGGTTTATGTCATCGACCCTGAAGATGTGGCCCTTCTCTTTAAGTCCGAGGGCCCCAACCCAGAACGATTCCTCATCCCGCCCTGGGTCGCCTATCACCAATATTACCAGAGACCCATAGGAGTCCTGTTGAA GAAGTCAGCAGCCTGGAAGAAAGACCGGGTGGCCCTGAACCAGGAGGTGATGGCTCCAGAGACCACCAAGAACTTTTTGCCCCTGTTGGATGCAGTGTCTCGGGACTTCGTCAGTGTCCTGCACAGGCGAATCAAGAAAGCAGGCTCCGGAAATTTCTCAGGGGACATCAGCGATGACCTGTTCCGCTTTGCCTTTGAGT CCATCACTAATGTCATTTTTGGGGAGCGCCAGGGGATGCTGGAGGAAGTAGTGAACCCCGAGGCCCAGCGGTTCATTGATGCCATCTACCAGATGTTCCACACCAGCGTCCCCATGCTCAACCTTCCCCCAGACCTATTCCGTCTGTTCAGGACCAAGACCTGGAAGGACCATGTGGCCGCATGGGACGTGATTTTCAGCAAAG CTGACATGTACACCGAGAACTTCCACTGGGAATtgagacagaaaggaaatgttcaccATGATTACCGTGGCATCCTCTACAGActcctgggagacagcaagatgTCCTTCGAGGACATCAAGGCCAACGTCACAGAGATGCTGGCAGGAGGGGTGGACACG ACGTCCATGACCCTGCAGTGGCACTTGTATGAGATGGCACGCAACCTGAAGGTGCAGGATATGCTGCGGGCAGAGGTCTTGGCTGCGCGGCGCCAGGCCCAGGGAGACATGGCCACGATGCTGCAGCTGGTCCCCCTCCTCAAAGCCAGCATCAAGGAGACACTGAG ACTTCACCCCATCTCCGTGACCCTGCAGAGATATCTCGTAAATGACTTGGTTCTTCGAGGTTACATGATTCCTGCCAAG ACACTGGTGCAGGTGGCCATCTATGCTCTGGGCCGAGAGCCCACTTTCTTCTTCGACCCGGAAAATTTTGACCCAACCCGATGGCTGAGCAAAGACAAGAACATTACCTACTTCCGGAACTTGGGCTTTGGCTGGGGTGTGCGGCAGTGTCTGGGACGGCGGATCGCCGAGCTAGAGATGACCATCTTCCTCATCAAT ATGCTGGAGAACTTCAGAGTTGAAATCCAACATCTCAGCGATGTGGGCACCACATTCAACCTCATCCTGATGCCTGAAAAGCCCATCTCCTTCACCTTCTGGCCCTTTAACCAGGAAGCAACCCAGGAGTGA